In a single window of the Acinetobacter tibetensis genome:
- a CDS encoding class I SAM-dependent methyltransferase encodes MDPRSEVILRQQTFLSGSVLLVNAPCDELSSELAGTVETHFWTWNFNELQYFQAQQSSVHFGTDLPETGFEQAIVFVPKSKELLNYVLYQLVGRMAVGSSIFLVGEKKGGVERAAKQLQPFGKSLKLDSARHCQMWQLVTEKTVTAKPLADWAQHYTVPTPKGELQICALPGVFSQNRLDVGTAVLLPHLSQVTSGKIADFGCGAGVISAYLAKLNPKNRIFSLDVDAFALASTKMTFERNNLLPEQLEIKAVRGIEDAPLFLHAIVSNPPFHQGIHTDYNASENLCKTSRRHLKSDGELWIVANRFLNYPLLIEQSFGQCTTKADQQGFKVLFASAQKKS; translated from the coding sequence ATGGATCCACGAAGTGAAGTTATTCTTCGTCAGCAAACATTTCTTTCTGGTTCAGTTCTGTTGGTCAATGCACCGTGTGATGAATTAAGTTCAGAACTGGCAGGGACAGTTGAAACCCATTTTTGGACTTGGAATTTTAACGAATTACAATATTTTCAAGCCCAACAAAGCTCTGTACATTTTGGCACCGATTTGCCAGAGACAGGTTTTGAACAGGCAATCGTCTTTGTCCCAAAATCAAAAGAACTACTCAACTACGTCCTATACCAACTGGTCGGTCGTATGGCCGTAGGTTCTTCCATCTTTTTAGTTGGTGAAAAAAAAGGTGGCGTGGAACGTGCAGCAAAGCAACTGCAACCTTTTGGCAAAAGCCTCAAATTAGACAGCGCTCGACATTGTCAAATGTGGCAATTGGTCACCGAAAAGACCGTAACAGCAAAACCTTTGGCCGATTGGGCACAACATTACACGGTACCAACCCCTAAAGGTGAATTACAGATTTGTGCATTACCCGGTGTGTTTAGCCAAAACCGCCTAGACGTGGGTACCGCCGTGTTATTACCTCACCTTTCACAGGTCACCTCTGGCAAAATTGCAGACTTTGGCTGTGGTGCTGGTGTAATCAGCGCCTATTTAGCCAAATTGAATCCGAAAAACCGCATTTTTTCTTTAGATGTCGATGCCTTTGCACTCGCCTCTACCAAAATGACCTTTGAAAGAAATAATCTTTTACCAGAACAACTTGAGATTAAAGCAGTCCGTGGAATTGAGGATGCACCCCTCTTTTTGCACGCAATCGTCAGTAATCCCCCATTCCATCAAGGCATTCATACAGATTACAATGCCAGCGAAAATTTATGCAAAACTTCCCGCCGTCATCTGAAATCAGATGGCGAATTGTGGATTGTTGCCAATCGCTTTTTGAATTACCCATTACTTATTGAGCAAAGTTTTGGTCAATGTACAACCAAAGCCGATCAACAAGGCTTTAAAGTGCTGTTTGCTAGCGCACAAAAGAAATCTTAA
- a CDS encoding amino acid permease produces MSETTQPAQLKRKLGARHLNMIAIGGSIGTGLFLASGATIANAGPGGALLAYCLIGVMIYFLMTSLGELATHNPTSGAFFTYGTKYVEGGFGFALGWNYWYNWAITVAFELVAVQFIMKFWFPDIPGFYWSALFLAVVFGINALTVKGFGESEFFFSLVKVFAIIVFIIIGIFMIAKIMMTPGVTTFANWSKGEAPFVGGLTALIGVAMIAGFSFQGTEMVGVAAGESKDPQKTIPIAIKQIFWRILLFYVVCIFIIGTLISYDDPLLLQAASSENIALSPFTLLYEKAGFAFAASAMNAVILTAILSAGNSGMYTSTRMLFNMAQNGSAPKVFGKLDPRGVPMNALFATTAIAALCFLTTFIGEEQVFNWLLNMSGMCGFIVWLGIAVSHYRFRKGYITQGHKIEDLAYRAKFFPFAPWFAFILCSIVVLGQNYQAVLAGEWLSVLSTYIGIFLFLVIWLGYKWKYKTKLISYQEMDVSPMKIERE; encoded by the coding sequence ATGAGCGAAACGACTCAACCAGCTCAACTCAAGCGTAAGCTTGGAGCTCGTCATCTGAATATGATCGCCATTGGTGGTTCTATTGGTACAGGTTTATTCTTGGCCTCAGGTGCAACCATTGCAAATGCTGGTCCAGGCGGTGCATTGTTAGCCTACTGCTTAATTGGTGTGATGATTTACTTTCTCATGACCAGCCTAGGTGAACTTGCGACCCATAACCCAACTTCAGGTGCCTTTTTCACTTACGGCACCAAGTATGTTGAAGGCGGCTTTGGTTTTGCCCTCGGCTGGAACTATTGGTACAACTGGGCCATTACGGTTGCATTTGAATTGGTTGCTGTCCAATTTATTATGAAATTCTGGTTCCCAGATATACCTGGTTTCTACTGGAGTGCCCTGTTCTTAGCTGTTGTCTTCGGGATCAATGCCCTCACAGTGAAAGGCTTTGGTGAAAGCGAGTTCTTCTTCTCATTGGTTAAAGTCTTTGCCATTATTGTGTTTATCATCATTGGTATCTTCATGATTGCTAAAATCATGATGACGCCTGGTGTCACAACATTCGCGAACTGGTCCAAAGGTGAAGCACCCTTTGTTGGTGGTCTAACTGCACTGATTGGTGTAGCCATGATTGCAGGATTCTCGTTCCAAGGTACAGAAATGGTTGGGGTTGCAGCAGGTGAATCTAAAGACCCGCAAAAAACCATTCCGATTGCCATCAAGCAAATCTTTTGGCGTATCTTGTTATTTTATGTGGTGTGTATTTTTATTATCGGTACACTCATTTCCTATGATGATCCATTGCTTCTACAAGCTGCTTCATCTGAAAATATTGCGCTTTCTCCTTTTACCTTACTCTATGAAAAAGCAGGTTTTGCTTTTGCTGCGAGTGCAATGAATGCTGTGATTTTAACTGCGATTCTTTCAGCAGGTAACTCGGGCATGTATACCTCAACCCGTATGCTGTTTAACATGGCACAGAATGGCAGTGCGCCTAAAGTCTTTGGCAAACTCGACCCACGTGGCGTGCCAATGAATGCACTGTTTGCAACCACAGCAATTGCTGCACTCTGCTTCTTAACCACCTTTATTGGTGAAGAGCAAGTATTTAACTGGCTACTGAATATGTCAGGCATGTGCGGTTTTATTGTTTGGTTAGGGATTGCGGTTTCACACTATCGCTTCCGTAAAGGCTATATTACTCAAGGACATAAGATTGAAGATTTAGCTTATCGTGCAAAATTCTTCCCTTTTGCGCCATGGTTTGCTTTTATTCTCTGCTCAATTGTGGTTCTAGGTCAGAATTACCAAGCGGTACTTGCGGGTGAGTGGTTATCAGTTTTATCCACCTATATTGGGATTTTCTTATTCTTGGTGATTTGGCTCGGTTATAAATGGAAATACAAAACCAAGTTGATTTCTTATCAAGAAATGGATGTTAGCCCGATGAAGATAGAGCGAGAATAA
- a CDS encoding YggS family pyridoxal phosphate-dependent enzyme — protein sequence MNSLKESRNQVLGQIEAACQQAGRQAETVQLLAVSKTHPSEALREMYATGQREFGENYLQEALEKIETLADLEIEWHFIGHVQRNKTKHLAEKFAWVHGVDRLIIAERLSSQRLATQPPLNICLQVNIDGQDSKDGCQPEEVAELVQKLSQLPHLRLRGIMVIPAPHNTAALWDAKTLFNQVKTLHAHPEDWDTLSMGMSADLEAAIAAGSTMVRIGTALFGARDYSK from the coding sequence ATGAATAGTTTGAAAGAGTCGCGAAATCAAGTTTTAGGGCAAATTGAGGCTGCGTGTCAACAGGCAGGACGTCAGGCAGAAACTGTGCAATTGCTTGCAGTATCGAAAACTCATCCAAGTGAAGCATTGCGTGAGATGTATGCAACAGGACAGCGTGAGTTTGGTGAAAACTACTTACAAGAAGCCCTTGAAAAAATTGAGACTTTGGCTGATCTGGAGATTGAGTGGCATTTTATTGGGCATGTGCAGCGTAACAAGACCAAGCATCTGGCGGAAAAATTTGCTTGGGTGCATGGGGTAGATCGTTTAATTATTGCTGAGCGTTTATCGAGTCAACGTTTAGCAACTCAGCCACCTTTGAATATTTGCTTGCAAGTCAATATTGATGGGCAAGACAGTAAAGATGGCTGTCAGCCAGAAGAAGTTGCAGAGTTGGTACAAAAGCTGAGCCAACTTCCGCATTTAAGACTTCGTGGCATCATGGTCATTCCTGCACCGCATAATACAGCGGCATTATGGGATGCCAAAACGCTGTTTAATCAGGTGAAAACACTCCATGCACATCCTGAAGATTGGGATACTTTAAGTATGGGCATGTCAGCAGATTTGGAGGCTGCGATTGCGGCAGGTTCGACGATGGTACGGATTGGGACGGCATTATTTGGTGCGCGAGATTATTCGAAATAG
- a CDS encoding type IV pilus twitching motility protein PilT — translation MDITELLAFSAKNGASDLHLSAGMPPMIRVDGEVRRINLPALEHKEVHKLVYDIMNDKQRRDFEEQLETDFSFEVPSIARFRVNAFNQNRGAGAVFRTIPSKVLTMDDLGLGQTFKELCDLPRGLVLVTGPTGSGKSTTLAAMIDYINDKRYDHILTVEDPIEFVHQSKKCLINQREVHRDTHGFNEALRSALREDPDIILVGEMRDLETIRLALTAAETGHLVFGTLHTTSAAKTIDRVIDVFPAEEKDMVRAMLSESLQAVISQTLLKKNGGGRVAAHEIMIGIPAIRNLIRENKVAQMYSAIQTGANYGMSTLDQSLKTLVSKGIISPQTARTVAKQPESFL, via the coding sequence ATGGACATTACAGAATTATTGGCTTTTTCTGCAAAAAACGGGGCTTCTGACTTACACTTATCTGCGGGTATGCCACCAATGATTCGCGTAGATGGTGAAGTACGTCGCATTAACTTACCAGCTTTAGAACATAAAGAAGTACACAAACTGGTGTACGATATTATGAATGACAAACAACGTCGTGACTTTGAAGAACAATTGGAAACTGACTTTTCCTTCGAAGTTCCAAGCATCGCACGTTTCCGTGTAAACGCATTTAACCAAAACCGCGGCGCTGGCGCAGTATTCCGTACCATTCCTTCAAAAGTTCTTACCATGGATGACTTGGGATTAGGACAAACATTTAAAGAGCTTTGTGACTTACCACGTGGTTTAGTTTTAGTCACGGGCCCAACGGGTTCTGGTAAATCGACCACGTTAGCAGCCATGATCGACTATATTAACGACAAGCGTTATGACCACATTTTAACCGTCGAAGATCCAATCGAATTTGTACACCAATCAAAAAAATGCCTGATTAATCAACGTGAAGTACATCGTGATACGCATGGCTTTAACGAAGCATTACGTTCTGCACTACGTGAAGATCCAGACATTATTTTAGTTGGTGAGATGCGTGACCTTGAAACCATTCGCCTAGCCCTGACCGCTGCAGAAACAGGTCACTTGGTTTTCGGTACACTGCATACCACTTCTGCGGCCAAAACCATTGACCGTGTGATTGATGTATTCCCCGCTGAAGAAAAAGATATGGTTCGTGCCATGCTTTCTGAATCATTACAAGCGGTTATCTCACAAACACTCTTAAAGAAAAATGGTGGTGGCCGTGTCGCCGCGCATGAAATCATGATTGGTATTCCTGCTATTCGTAACCTAATTCGTGAGAACAAAGTTGCGCAAATGTACTCTGCGATCCAAACAGGTGCTAACTATGGTATGTCCACCTTAGACCAAAGCCTTAAAACGCTGGTATCTAAAGGTATCATTAGTCCACAAACAGCACGTACTGTTGCCAAACAACCAGAATCATTCTTATAA
- a CDS encoding PilT/PilU family type 4a pilus ATPase has protein sequence MDFNDLLNLMIQQKASDLFVTADVEPSMKINGQIIPVAKTKLTGEIVGQLLNSIMSDKQRKEFAETRECNFAIMNRDKTARFRVSAFQQRDQPGMVLRRIETKIPTMDELKLPPVLKDLAMTKRGIIIFVGATGTGKSTSLASIIGFRNHNSKGHIITIEDPIEFIHEHAGCIITQREVGIDTDSFEIALKNTLRQAPDVILIGEIRSRETMDYAIAFAETGHLVFATLHANNANQAIDRIIHFFEADRHSQLFMDLSLNLKAMVAQQLIPTPDGNSRRAAIEILINSPLISDLIRKGDIHEIKDLMKRSRELGMQTFDQALYDLYKAKQITYKDALKHADSPNDLRLQIKLSEEGADRLMNASSHITFDGQ, from the coding sequence ATGGACTTTAACGACTTACTCAATCTCATGATTCAACAAAAAGCATCTGACCTTTTCGTCACAGCTGACGTTGAACCATCCATGAAAATTAACGGTCAAATTATTCCTGTTGCGAAAACCAAGTTAACAGGTGAAATTGTTGGTCAGCTCTTAAATTCAATTATGAGCGATAAACAACGCAAAGAATTCGCTGAAACACGCGAATGCAACTTTGCGATTATGAATCGTGATAAAACAGCACGTTTCCGTGTCAGTGCTTTTCAACAACGCGACCAACCTGGCATGGTGTTACGTCGTATTGAAACCAAAATTCCAACGATGGATGAACTCAAGCTTCCTCCAGTACTCAAAGATTTAGCCATGACCAAACGTGGCATCATTATCTTTGTTGGTGCAACAGGTACTGGTAAATCAACATCATTGGCTTCAATTATTGGTTTTCGTAATCACAATTCGAAAGGTCATATCATTACCATTGAAGACCCGATCGAATTTATTCACGAACATGCGGGGTGTATTATCACTCAACGTGAAGTGGGTATCGATACTGATTCCTTTGAAATTGCATTGAAGAATACTTTGCGTCAAGCACCCGATGTGATTCTGATTGGTGAGATTCGTTCACGTGAGACCATGGACTATGCGATTGCCTTCGCAGAAACAGGACATTTAGTTTTTGCAACACTGCATGCCAACAACGCCAACCAAGCCATTGACCGTATTATCCACTTCTTTGAAGCGGACCGACACAGTCAACTGTTTATGGATTTATCTTTAAACCTAAAAGCCATGGTTGCACAGCAACTTATTCCAACCCCAGATGGTAATTCACGTCGCGCTGCGATTGAGATCTTGATTAATTCACCATTAATTTCTGATTTAATCCGCAAGGGTGATATTCATGAAATTAAAGATTTAATGAAGCGTTCACGTGAACTCGGTATGCAAACCTTTGACCAAGCACTTTATGATTTGTATAAAGCCAAGCAAATCACCTATAAAGATGCACTGAAACACGCCGATTCACCAAATGATTTACGCTTACAAATCAAACTCTCTGAAGAGGGAGCTGATCGCTTAATGAATGCAAGCTCACATATTACCTTTGATGGTCAGTAA
- the omp38 gene encoding outer membrane protein Omp38 — protein sequence MKMSRIALAMLVAAPLAAANAGVTITPLMLGYTWQDSEHNNDKLTSHAELQDDMFVGAALGVELTPWLGFEAEYNQVKGDLDGTGVQGAEYKQRTVAGNFYATSDLFTKNYDSKIKPYVLLGAGQTKTDFDGIYADKEDTIGNAGLGAFWRLNDALSLRTEARGTYDFDEKFWNYTALAGLNVVLGGHLKPAAPVVEVEPVTPVEPVPEQLTEDLNMELRVFFDTNKSNIKDQYKPEIAKVAEKLVEYPNATARIEGHTDNTGPRALNERLSLARANSVKSALVNEYNVDASRLSTQGFAWDQPIADNKTKEGRAMNRRVFATITGSRTVTVQPGQAQ from the coding sequence ATGAAAATGAGTCGTATTGCTTTAGCGATGCTCGTTGCTGCACCTTTAGCTGCTGCTAATGCTGGTGTAACCATTACTCCTTTAATGCTCGGTTATACTTGGCAGGATTCTGAGCATAATAATGACAAACTAACTAGCCATGCAGAATTACAAGACGATATGTTCGTTGGTGCTGCATTAGGTGTTGAGTTAACTCCATGGTTAGGCTTTGAAGCTGAATATAACCAAGTTAAGGGTGATCTTGACGGTACTGGCGTACAGGGTGCTGAATACAAACAACGTACTGTAGCTGGTAACTTCTATGCTACTTCTGATTTGTTCACTAAAAACTATGACAGCAAAATCAAGCCATACGTACTTTTAGGTGCTGGTCAGACTAAAACTGACTTTGATGGCATTTATGCAGACAAAGAAGACACGATTGGTAATGCTGGTCTAGGTGCTTTCTGGCGCTTAAACGACGCATTGTCTCTTCGTACTGAAGCTCGTGGTACTTATGACTTTGATGAAAAGTTCTGGAACTACACAGCTTTAGCTGGTCTTAACGTTGTTCTTGGTGGTCACTTGAAACCTGCTGCACCAGTAGTAGAAGTTGAGCCAGTTACTCCAGTTGAGCCAGTTCCTGAGCAATTGACTGAAGACCTTAACATGGAACTTCGTGTATTCTTTGATACGAATAAATCAAACATCAAAGATCAATACAAGCCAGAAATTGCTAAAGTTGCTGAGAAGTTAGTTGAATATCCAAACGCTACTGCTCGCATCGAAGGTCACACAGATAACACTGGTCCACGTGCATTGAACGAACGTTTATCTTTAGCTCGTGCTAACTCTGTTAAATCTGCTCTTGTAAATGAATACAATGTAGATGCATCTCGTTTGTCTACTCAAGGTTTCGCTTGGGATCAACCGATTGCTGACAACAAAACTAAAGAAGGTCGTGCTATGAACCGTCGCGTATTCGCGACAATCACTGGTAGCCGTACTGTTACAGTACAACCTGGTCAAGCTCAATAA
- a CDS encoding GspH/FimT family pseudopilin has protein sequence MHLNKYMAYTLVELAITILVLSILVTLALPYYHEMKANQERRTIFRQVVGSIQLAKQHAAIHHTNVVMCSSQDMQNCKEAMWEQGFILFLDSNQNRQLDLNETLITQERTDLSYGTLNWRGTLHFSSLNFMAEDGLPIGSNGSFYYCSSTVKHMKIILNKMGNSRSIDLSNC, from the coding sequence ATGCACCTCAATAAATATATGGCTTATACATTAGTAGAACTTGCCATTACAATATTAGTTTTGTCAATACTTGTTACACTTGCTTTACCTTATTACCACGAAATGAAAGCAAACCAAGAGCGCAGAACAATTTTTAGACAAGTTGTAGGTAGTATACAACTCGCAAAACAGCATGCTGCTATACATCATACCAATGTTGTAATGTGCTCTTCACAAGACATGCAAAACTGTAAAGAAGCGATGTGGGAACAAGGTTTTATTTTATTTCTCGATTCCAATCAAAATAGACAGCTAGATTTGAATGAAACCTTAATTACCCAAGAACGTACGGACTTGTCCTACGGCACATTAAACTGGCGTGGAACCTTGCACTTCTCCAGCCTTAATTTTATGGCTGAAGATGGTCTGCCCATCGGCTCAAACGGCAGTTTCTATTACTGCTCATCAACTGTAAAACATATGAAGATTATCCTGAATAAAATGGGTAATTCACGCAGCATTGACCTAAGCAATTGTTGA
- a CDS encoding thiolase family protein has translation MTDIVIVNGARTAMGGFQGSLSGLTAPELGATTIKEAIARAGLQPTDVEEVIMGCVLPAGLKQGPARQAMRQAGLPDSTGAVTINKLCGSGMKAVMQAADMIKAGSAEIVVAGGMESMTNAPYVLTKARAGYRMGHGEVKDHMFLDGLEDAETGRLMGSFAQDMANTRGYTREQMDAFAIRSLLRAQTAVNEGYFADEIVPVTVSTRKGDVVIDKDEQPFNANIEKIPTLRPAFAKDGTITAANASSISDGASALVLTSADNASAKGLQPLAKILAYASNSQHPSEFTIAPVGAIEKVLKKTGWDAQDVDLWEINEAFAMVTMCPMDDFKLDPAKVNINGGACALGHPVGSTGSRVILTLIHALKRTGGKKGIAALCIGGGEATAVAIELL, from the coding sequence ATGACTGATATCGTGATTGTAAATGGCGCACGTACTGCAATGGGCGGTTTTCAAGGAAGTTTATCTGGTCTAACTGCACCAGAACTTGGTGCAACAACCATCAAGGAAGCGATTGCTCGTGCTGGCCTACAACCGACCGATGTAGAAGAAGTCATTATGGGCTGCGTTTTACCTGCTGGTCTGAAACAAGGTCCTGCTCGCCAAGCTATGCGTCAAGCAGGTTTACCAGATTCAACAGGTGCCGTTACAATCAATAAATTATGTGGTTCTGGCATGAAAGCAGTCATGCAAGCTGCCGATATGATTAAAGCAGGTTCTGCTGAAATCGTGGTTGCAGGTGGTATGGAGTCTATGACCAATGCACCCTATGTCTTGACCAAAGCACGTGCGGGTTACCGCATGGGTCATGGCGAAGTTAAAGATCACATGTTTCTTGATGGTTTAGAAGATGCTGAAACTGGTCGTTTAATGGGCTCATTTGCACAAGATATGGCCAATACCCGTGGCTATACACGTGAGCAAATGGACGCATTTGCAATTCGTTCATTACTACGTGCGCAAACTGCGGTCAACGAAGGTTACTTTGCAGATGAAATTGTCCCTGTGACCGTTTCAACACGTAAAGGTGATGTTGTTATCGATAAAGATGAACAACCTTTCAACGCCAACATTGAAAAAATTCCTACATTACGCCCAGCATTTGCCAAAGACGGTACCATTACTGCTGCAAATGCCAGCTCAATTTCTGATGGTGCATCAGCTTTAGTTTTAACTTCAGCGGATAATGCATCTGCAAAAGGTTTACAGCCATTGGCTAAAATCTTGGCTTATGCATCAAACTCTCAACATCCTTCTGAGTTTACGATTGCTCCTGTTGGTGCAATTGAGAAAGTGTTAAAGAAAACTGGTTGGGATGCGCAAGACGTTGATCTTTGGGAAATCAATGAAGCGTTTGCCATGGTAACCATGTGCCCAATGGATGACTTTAAACTTGATCCTGCAAAAGTGAACATTAATGGTGGTGCTTGTGCGCTAGGTCACCCAGTCGGTTCAACAGGTTCACGGGTTATTTTAACGCTCATTCACGCCTTAAAACGTACTGGCGGTAAGAAAGGGATTGCAGCTTTATGTATTGGTGGCGGTGAAGCAACGGCTGTTGCAATTGAACTTTTATAA